The following are encoded together in the Coffea arabica cultivar ET-39 chromosome 1c, Coffea Arabica ET-39 HiFi, whole genome shotgun sequence genome:
- the LOC113732655 gene encoding uncharacterized protein, which produces MGRLRSSPVNKLFAWVRRQSMKVKIFLAVTSVICPLVALKLLIKDHNHFFIASEAVHFLGIMVLIYKLTTQKTCSGVSLKSQELTAIFLAVRLCCSFFMEGDIHTVLDFATLVSTLWVIYMIRFKLKSTYIAELDNMPIYYLVVPCAILAVISRPYTYHALIYRILWAFCAYLESVAVLPQLRMMQNAKMIEPFTAHYVFALGVARFLSCANWIIQVYDTSGKYLFVLGGGYLWVAMVLLSEIVQTFILADFCYYYVKSVIMNGQLLVTMPLPV; this is translated from the exons ATGGGTCGACTGAGGAGTTCGCCGGTGAACAAGCTGTTTGCATGGGTGAGGAGACAGTCGATGAAGGTCAAGATTTTCTTGGCTGTAACTTCGGTGATATGTCCACTGGTGGCGCTGAAATTGCTGATCAAAGATCACAACCACTTTTTCATAGCTTCTGAGGCTGTTCATTTCTTGGGCATCATGGTCTTGATTTATAAGCTCACCACCCAAAAGACTTGCTCTG GCGTTTCCTTGAAGTCTCAGGAGCTCACGGCTATATTTTTGGCCGTAAGATTATGCTGTAGCTTCTTCATGGAGGGAGATATCCATACTGTACTTGATTTTGCCACCCTTGTATCAACTTTATGGGTTATTTACATGATAAGATTTAAACTGAAATCCACCTACATAGCAGAGCTGGACAATATGCCCATCTATTATCTG GTGGTGCCATGCGCAATTCTAGCTGTAATTAGCCGTCCGTATACCTATCACGCACTCATCTACAGAATACTTTGGGCCTTTTGTGCTTATTTGGAATCCGTGGCAGTGTTGCCCCAACTTCGGATGATGCAGAATGCCAAG ATGATCGAACCATTTACGGCCCATTATGTATTTGCTCTGGGTGTTGCAAGATTCTTGAGCTGCGCTAACTGGATCATCCAG GTTTATGATACTTCTGGAAAGTATCTGTTTGTGCTTGGAGGAGGGTATTTGTGGGTTGCAATGGTTCTTCTATCTGAAATTGTGCAGACGTTCATCTTGGCTGACTTCTGTTATTATTACGTCAAGAG CGTGATCATGAATGGCCAGCTTCTAGTCACCATGCCTCTGCCTGTGTAA
- the LOC113732663 gene encoding uncharacterized protein has translation MGMLEVSGVGVGESEEEIELSLELSIGGSYAGKCEKTTALAEESLCKDEERGVENIIVPRSGFSSSDHRQAIVVVESDHHRVEGGRLRSGSSEAVDQNRNIREMQALRRREARKKREEKLRKSSVNCKGIINVANLDKVCLEAQQLQARAEDRAMKEKESVWDDHSNHCLAGTRKEKNVVALVIDTEAMKDSNFSEKQGSDPKEAIASCQQQNLVGVMQMPEGLYQQSQCGPLKKNGSVYRYGVACLGPSGVVAGNEEDEMMKEKSMFQPALGCGSFRPYLNANVVLNMRHNSGRGCDSGHNSSGGIMSRIVNQKAVSNGSLDRSSSAISDYRSTSGKGGSISDTGSHSSCLQANDRQLSLSATSDALHQAEPNSTLSNREGGEETIRVANSPKQMFLAAEPQICMVNTCGNYKPDTKSNAVSPKFKDATSSPLKQSKEVKDNPSKIQSHNFAMPSLPQMPCVSTTGNGPNGKTITGFLYRYTKAEISIVCVCHGSSFSPAEFVEHAGGIDITHPLRHITMIPSSFR, from the exons ATGGGAATGTTGGAGGTATCTGGAGTTGGGGTGGGAGAGAGTGAGGAGGAAATTGAGCTGAGTTTGGAGCTATCAATAGGTGGGAGCTATGCAGGAAAATGTGAGAAGACAACTGCATTAGCAGAGGAATCCTTGTGTAAAGATGAGGAAAGGGGTGTTGAGAATATTATTGTCCCAAGATCTGGTTTTTCATCTTCTGATCATCGTCAGGCTATTGTTGTTGTGGAAAGCGATCATCATCGAGTGGAGGGCGGCCGGCTGAGGAGTGGATCATCAGAAGCTGTGGATCAAAACAGGAACATCAGGGAGATGCAAGCCTTGAGAAGAAGGgaagcaagaaagaaaagagaagagaagcTCAGAAAATCATCCGTCAATTGTAAAGGGATAATTAATGTTGCCAATCTTGACAAGGTGTGTTTGGAGGCACAGCAGTTGCAAGCCAGGGCTGAAGATAGGGCAATGAAAGAGAAGGAGAGTGTTTGGGATGATCATAGCAATCATTGTTTAGCTGGCACAAGGAAGGAGAAGAATGTTGTTGCACTTGTTATAGACACTGAGGCTATGAAAGACTCAAATTTTAGCGAAAAACAAGGTTCAGACCCTAAAGAAGCCATTGCTTCTTGTCAGCAACAAAATCTTGTTGGGGTGATGCAAATGCCGGAGGGGCTTTACCAGCAGTCACAATGCGGGCCGTTAAAGAAAAATGGTAGTGTGTATCGATATGGGGTGGCATGTTTGGGTCCCTCCGGGGTTGTGGCCGGAAACGAGGAGGATGAGATGATGAAGGAGAAGAGTATGTTTCAACCTGCATTGGGTTGTGGGAGTTTCCGGCCTTATCTTAATGCAAATGTGGTTTTGAACATGAGACATAATTCAGGGAGGGGTTGTGATTCAGGACACAACAGTAGCGGTGGCATAATGAGTAGGATTGTCAACCAGAAAGCTGTCTCCAATGGTTCTCTTGACAGAAGTTCCTCAGCCATTTCAGATTATAGAAGTACATCTGGGAAAG GTGGAAGCATCAGCGACACTGGAAGCCATTCCAGTTGCCTACAAGCAAATGATAGGCAGTTAAGCCTTTCAGCAACAAGCGATGCTCTGCATCAAGCTGAACCCAATAGCACTCTGAGCAATAGGGAGGGAGGGGAAGAAACAATTAGAGTGGCGAACTCGCCAAAGCAGATGTTTTTGGCCGCAGAACCACAAATTTGCATGGTCAACACTTGCGGAAATTATAAACCAGATACCAAGTCTAATGCAGTGTCTCCAAAGTTCAAGGACGCAACTTCTAGCCCTCTAAAGCAATCCAAGGAGGTCAAAGACAATCCATCCAAGATTCAATCCCATAATTTTGCGATGCCTTCTCTGCCACAAATGCCTTGTGTGTCCACCACAGGAAACGGTCCAAATGGTAAAACCATAACTGGGTTCCTGTACAGGTACACAAAGGCGGAGATTAGCATTGTCTGTGTTTGCCATGGAAGTTCTTTCTCTCCGGCTGAGTTTGTGGAGCATGCTGGAGGGATAGACATAACGCACCCACTACGGCACATTACCATGATTCCTTCCTCTTTCAGATAG